The following are encoded in a window of Manihot esculenta cultivar AM560-2 chromosome 8, M.esculenta_v8, whole genome shotgun sequence genomic DNA:
- the LOC110620047 gene encoding dehydration-responsive element-binding protein 2F: MENCRKSPLKPWKKGPTRGKGGPQNAMCEYRGVRQRTWGKWVAEIREPKKRTRLWLGSFATAEEAAMAYDEAARRLYGPDAYLNLPHLHPSSIAPLINNKSHKFKWIPSKNFISMFPSRGLLNIHAQPSVHVIHQRLQELKKNGVFGQSSNVSSSSSSDSRNEVNIVNDKTHVENPPLMEKDMEITSEEMMGCHVHEEKPQIDLNEFLQQLGVLKVERQPENNDAPENFMENESPLKYYDEENNLAALEDKSFNWDSLIEMHGLADHHQAAETATLQVHDVQDDVSFPASIWNF, translated from the coding sequence ATGGAAAATTGCAGGAAATCTCCATTGAAGCCATGGAAGAAAGGTCCAACAAGAGGCAAAGGTGGCCCTCAAAACGCCATGTGCGAGTACCGAGGTGTTCGCCAAAGAACTTGGGGAAAATGGGTGGCAGAAATCAGGGAACCTAAGAAGAGAACCAGACTCTGGTTGGGTTCTTTTGCTACTGCTGAAGAAGCTGCCATGGCCTATGATGAAGCTGCAAGGAGATTATATGGACCAGATGCTTATCTCAATCTCCCCCATCTTCATCCTAGCTCCATTGCTCCTCTAATTAACAATAAATCACATAAGTTCAAATGGATTCCTTCCAAGAATTTCATCTCTATGTTTCCTTCTCGTGGGTTGCTTAATATACATGCACAGCCTAGTGTTCATGTCATTCATCAGAGGCTCCaagaactcaagaaaaatggggTTTTTGGTCAATCCTCTAATGTTTCTAGTTCATCGTCATCTGATTCTAGAAACGAAGTAAACATTGTAAACGACAAAACCCACGTAGAAAATCCTCCATTAATGGAGAAAGATATGGAGATAACATCAGAGGAGATGATGGGATGCCATGTTCATGAGGAGAAACCACAGATTGATTTAAACGAGTTCCTTCAGCAGCTGGGCGTACTAAAAGTAGAGAGGCAACCAGAAAACAATGATGCCCCAGAAAACTTTATGGAGAACGAATCTCCATTAAAGTATTATGATGAGGAGAACAATCTTGCAGCCCTGGAAGACAAGAGTTTCAACTGGGATTCGCTGATTGAGATGCATGGACTTGCTGATCATCATCAGGCAGCAGAAACAGCTACTTTACAAGTTCACGATGTCCAAGACGACGTCTCTTTCCCAGCTTCCATTTGGAACTTCTAG
- the LOC110621368 gene encoding uncharacterized protein LOC110621368: MEPEIIDWSSIESIFVEDEVYENLDAPKWFDFSATSHDEQPTDDDDAWFCKSNCKHPKTAEDFKKSTFNSKVKFLRSMNISEMVPFRDRTCRDAKKKEAEKANQQSLESVENLGEDVENKDPNLNDFHPFTNLVSKKAMTKSCAEKNQQLGDPQVNSSKPPRLRSTFSARNLKGGREILNQITEFCSELKKLAKKGSKRATTEKVLGEMKERVEEKGRVPLLEVKK; encoded by the exons ATGGAGCCGGAAATCATTGATTGGAGCAGCATTGAATCTATTTTTGTAGAAGATGAAGTATATGAGAACTTGGATGCACCAAAGTGGTTTGATTTCTCTGCAACTAGCCATGACGAACAGCCcactgatgatgatgatgccTGGTTCTGCAAATCAA ATTGCAAGCATCCGAAGACTGcagaagattttaaaaaatctaccttTAATTCAAAG GTGAAATTTTTAAGATCTATGAACATATCTGAAATGGTCCCTTTCAGGGACAGAACTTGCAG AGATgcgaagaaaaaagaagcagaaaagGCCAATCAACAGAGCCTTGAATCTGTAGAAAACTTAGGTGAAGATGTGGAGAACAAGGATCCAAACTTAAATGATTTCCATCCTTTTACTAATCTTGTGTCAAAGAAAGCAATGACCAAATCATGTGCAGAGAAAAATCAGCAATTGGGTGATCCGCAAGTAAATTCATCAAAGCCGCCAAGGCTGAGAAGCACATTTTCAGCCCGGAATTTGAAAGGTGGAAGAGAAATTTTGAATCAGATCACAGAGTTCTGTTCTGAATTAAAGAAATTGgcaaagaagggatcaaagagAGCGACAACAGAGAAGGTTTTGGGTGAGATGAAAGAGAGAGTAGAAGAAAAGGGGAGGGTTCCTCTGCTTGAGGTCAAGAAATAA